In Rutidosis leptorrhynchoides isolate AG116_Rl617_1_P2 chromosome 2, CSIRO_AGI_Rlap_v1, whole genome shotgun sequence, one genomic interval encodes:
- the LOC139890920 gene encoding uncharacterized protein, with the protein MDPKTAVLTAFICIILSTVAGQSPSAAPTATPTPPTTSTPPPTTASPPPIATTPPPVAATPPPVAATPPPVAATPPSVATPVASPPVASTPPPVATPPPVATPPPVATPPPVATPPPVATPPPAPLASPPAPVPVASPAPSVTPVAAPAPLTLSPPAPPTGAPSPSLGTDLSPAPAATDVSGVAKMGSMAGSIVFGCALVYTLL; encoded by the exons ATGGATCCCAAAACCGCCGTCCTAACAGCATTCATCTGCATTATCCTCTCCACCGTCGCCGGTCAATCCCCTTCTGCTGCCCCCACTGCCACCCCTACTCCACCCACAACCTCCACTCCACCACCCACCACCGCATCTCCACCACCCATCGCAACCACACCGCCACCTGTCGCAGCCACACCACCACCTGTCGCAGCCACACCACCACCAGTTGCAGCCACACCACCGTCCGTCGCCACTCCTGTTGCATCACCACCAGTAGCATCAACACCACCTCCCGTTGCAACACCACCACCCGTTGCAACACCACCACCCGTCGCAACCCCACCACCAGTCGCAACCCCACCACCCGTCGCAACACCACCACCAGCTCCACTTGCATCTCCCCCAGCTCCAGTCCCAGTTGCATCTCCGGCTCCTAGTGTTACACCGGTAGCTGCACCGGCTCCTTTAACTTTAAGCCCACCTGCACCTCCCACCGGAGCTCCTTCTCCGTCCCTCGGAACCGATCTATCTCCAGCACCGGCAGCTACTGATGTG AGCGGTGTAGCGAAGATGGGATCTATGGCTGGGAGCATCGTTTTTGGATGTGCTCTTGTATACACGCTACTCTAG